From Micromonospora rhizosphaerae, the proteins below share one genomic window:
- a CDS encoding sugar ABC transporter substrate-binding protein: protein MRIRTAGVVAVLGLALAASGCGGSDSDKPAAKESAKAATGKLVIWADDKRTAVLKPFAEKFGQENGVTVEVQAVSKDLQTNFVTASQQGSGPDVVVGAHDWIGNLVQNGAIDPVQLAAEQKSAFNETAIKAVTFNGQLYGVPYATENVALIRNTELAPEAPKTIEDLVAAGKKLKAEKKASEILCLQSGQNGDAYHIYPLYTSGGGYLFGTTASGDYDPKDLGVGKPESIAAFQKIAKLGEKGEGALKRSITGENSIATFTGKKCAFLVSGPWAIADAKKAGIKYDITPVPGFAGGKEAQPFVGVQAFYVAAKGKNKALAQEFVANYVTKPDLAVALYQAEPRPPALTAAFDQVKGTDPDLAKFQEAGKNGQVLPAIPAMAAIWDPFGKAEANIIGGADPAKTITAAGTTIAGQIK, encoded by the coding sequence ATGCGCATCCGTACCGCGGGTGTGGTCGCTGTCCTCGGCCTGGCGCTCGCCGCCTCGGGTTGCGGCGGCAGTGACAGCGACAAGCCGGCTGCCAAGGAGTCCGCCAAGGCGGCCACCGGCAAGCTGGTGATCTGGGCCGACGACAAGCGCACGGCCGTCCTCAAGCCGTTCGCCGAGAAGTTCGGCCAGGAGAACGGCGTCACCGTCGAGGTGCAGGCCGTCTCCAAGGACCTGCAGACCAACTTCGTCACCGCCTCCCAGCAGGGCAGCGGCCCGGACGTCGTGGTCGGCGCGCACGACTGGATCGGCAACCTGGTGCAGAACGGCGCCATCGATCCGGTGCAGCTGGCCGCCGAGCAGAAGAGCGCCTTCAACGAGACCGCGATCAAGGCGGTGACCTTCAACGGTCAGCTCTACGGCGTCCCCTACGCCACCGAGAACGTCGCCCTGATCCGCAACACAGAGCTGGCCCCCGAGGCGCCGAAGACCATTGAGGACCTGGTCGCCGCCGGCAAGAAGCTCAAGGCCGAGAAGAAGGCCAGCGAGATCCTCTGCCTGCAGTCCGGCCAGAACGGCGACGCGTACCACATCTACCCGCTGTACACCTCCGGCGGCGGCTACCTCTTCGGCACCACCGCCAGCGGCGACTACGACCCGAAGGACCTGGGCGTGGGCAAGCCGGAGTCGATCGCGGCCTTCCAGAAGATCGCGAAGCTGGGTGAGAAGGGCGAGGGCGCGCTGAAGCGCTCCATCACCGGCGAGAACTCCATCGCCACCTTCACCGGCAAGAAGTGCGCTTTCCTGGTCTCCGGCCCGTGGGCGATCGCCGACGCCAAGAAGGCCGGCATCAAGTACGACATCACCCCGGTCCCCGGCTTCGCCGGTGGCAAGGAGGCCCAGCCGTTCGTGGGCGTCCAGGCGTTCTACGTGGCGGCCAAGGGCAAGAACAAGGCCCTGGCCCAGGAGTTCGTCGCGAACTACGTGACCAAGCCCGACCTGGCCGTTGCCCTGTACCAGGCCGAGCCCCGTCCGCCCGCGCTGACCGCCGCCTTCGACCAGGTCAAGGGCACCGACCCGGACCTGGCCAAGTTCCAGGAGGCCGGCAAGAACGGCCAGGTGCTCCCGGCGATCCCGGCCATGGCCGCGATCTGGGACCCGTTCGGCAAGGCGGAGGCCAACATCATCGGTGGCGCCGACCCGGCCAAGACGATCACCGCCGCTGGCACGACCATCGCCGGTCAGATCAAGTAG
- a CDS encoding LacI family DNA-binding transcriptional regulator produces MRARLSDIAQQAEVSEATVSRVLNDRPGVAPETRQAVLTALDVLGYERPARLRKRSAGLVGLVVPELDNPIFPAFAQVIESTLAQSGFTPVLCTQTPGGVTEDEYVEMLLDRQVSGIVFVSGLHADTAANHDRYRALIARPLPIVMINGYVPGIAAPFVSCDDREAAELAVAHLVALGHRRIGLITGPDRFVPVQRKVAGWKAAMSRLVGATESELAELAELSLFGVEGGEAAAGRLLERGVTGVVCGSDLMALGAIRAARQRGLAVPADLSVVGYDDSPLIAFTDPPLTTMRQPVIAMAVAAVRALVDEINGHAAPHTEYLFRPELVVRGSTAVARQATTPPAAGGPEPGRPAPPALAVPA; encoded by the coding sequence ATGCGCGCTCGACTGTCCGACATCGCCCAGCAGGCCGAAGTCAGCGAGGCCACGGTGTCGCGGGTGCTCAACGACCGCCCCGGCGTGGCCCCCGAGACCCGGCAGGCCGTCCTGACCGCCCTTGACGTGCTCGGCTACGAGCGCCCGGCCCGGCTGCGCAAGCGCAGCGCCGGGCTGGTGGGCCTGGTGGTGCCGGAGCTGGACAACCCGATTTTCCCGGCCTTCGCCCAGGTCATCGAGTCGACCCTGGCACAGAGCGGCTTCACGCCCGTGCTCTGCACCCAGACCCCAGGCGGGGTCACCGAGGACGAGTACGTGGAGATGCTGCTGGACCGGCAGGTGTCCGGGATCGTCTTCGTCTCCGGCCTGCACGCCGACACCGCCGCCAACCACGACCGCTACCGGGCGCTGATCGCCCGGCCGCTGCCGATCGTGATGATCAACGGATACGTCCCCGGCATCGCCGCGCCCTTCGTCTCCTGCGATGACCGGGAGGCCGCCGAGCTCGCCGTCGCCCACCTGGTGGCCCTCGGGCACCGCCGGATCGGTCTGATCACCGGTCCGGACCGGTTCGTGCCGGTGCAGCGGAAGGTGGCCGGCTGGAAGGCCGCGATGAGCCGACTCGTCGGCGCGACCGAGAGCGAGCTGGCCGAGCTGGCCGAGCTCTCCCTGTTCGGTGTGGAAGGCGGCGAGGCCGCCGCCGGCCGACTGCTCGAGCGCGGGGTCACCGGCGTCGTCTGCGGCTCCGACCTGATGGCGCTGGGCGCGATCCGGGCGGCCCGCCAGCGCGGCCTGGCGGTCCCCGCCGACCTGTCGGTGGTCGGCTACGACGACTCCCCGCTGATCGCCTTCACCGACCCGCCGCTGACCACCATGCGCCAGCCGGTGATCGCGATGGCGGTCGCCGCGGTGCGGGCCCTGGTCGACGAGATCAACGGCCACGCCGCCCCGCACACCGAGTACCTCTTCCGCCCGGAGCTGGTGGTCCGCGGCTCGACCGCGGTCGCCCGGCAGGCCACCACGCCGCCGGCCGCCGGCGGGCCCGAGCCGGGGCGCCCCGCCCCGCCCGCGCTCGCCGTGCCGGCATAG